The proteins below come from a single Arcobacter arenosus genomic window:
- a CDS encoding transporter substrate-binding domain-containing protein, whose amino-acid sequence MRFVVFILLVLNTLWADQSILTKKEQDWIKNNTLKVGITDLYPLSYLTKDYQRAGFANDILALIIKKFQIKNRTIDIDQGNIEFAFENGEIDLIPLVNNSKVENDIGVYSSEILEIKRVLFVKKEQNNINSIDDLKHKKVAIINHAGNISHISTKYPNIKLIETKSMEESVSLLLEGNVEALISSPIIVQKYLEDNLLIGLKAMPLIIFEPTNLYYLTKKSETELQSIIEKGLNQITIKERKELFDKWFLKDLADLPLIFSREEKNYLENKNAINMCVDPDWMPYEKIENHKHVGIVADYMKGFQEKIGVPLKLVETKNWSQSLEYVKNRKCDILALVMDTPKRREYMNFTKPYITTPLVLVTKRTVAFISDLKTLKNKKIGIQKDFAYNDIIRENYPNIQVIDQKHLRDGLKKVERGELFGQVTTHLNVAYAFQEEFYGSLQISGKFDDEWKLSVGVRNDDPVLLSIFEKLVSSISDETTQKIMNHWVSIKFEKVFDYQLFWKILVFFVFVLSVILYTYFLQRKYIRKLTRVKDEIQMLNSTLEKKVQSRTSELELSNKKLKDKTHELEDLNNTLDIKIKKEIDNRKKQEQLLIQQSKLAEMGEMISMIAHQWRQPLSALSTIIQNIHLRYSLEKLDQEYLDKQMQLSNALTDKMSKTIDDFRNFFEPNKEKKPFSIKDAIQKTIFLIDDSFKSNSIKIEYQILDDVIMYGFESELSQVLLNILTNSKDAFLEKDIQNPEILIKTKKVQTHIKIMISDNAGGISESIINKVFEPYFTTKESYNGTGLGLYMSKIIIEQNMKGQLSVKNIKNGVEFTIYIPLKIN is encoded by the coding sequence TTGAGATTTGTTGTTTTTATATTATTAGTTTTAAATACCCTGTGGGCAGATCAGTCTATTCTCACAAAAAAAGAGCAAGATTGGATTAAAAACAACACTCTAAAAGTTGGAATTACTGACCTTTATCCCTTAAGTTATCTTACAAAAGACTATCAAAGAGCAGGTTTTGCAAATGATATCTTAGCACTTATTATAAAAAAGTTTCAAATAAAAAATAGGACCATCGATATTGACCAAGGTAATATTGAATTTGCCTTTGAAAATGGTGAAATTGATTTAATTCCCTTAGTAAATAACTCAAAAGTTGAAAATGATATTGGAGTATATTCTTCAGAAATTTTGGAAATCAAAAGGGTTCTATTTGTAAAAAAAGAGCAAAATAATATAAACTCAATTGATGATTTGAAACACAAAAAAGTTGCAATTATAAATCATGCAGGAAATATTTCACATATCTCAACTAAATATCCTAATATAAAACTGATTGAAACAAAAAGTATGGAAGAATCAGTAAGCTTACTATTAGAAGGAAATGTTGAAGCTTTAATCTCTTCACCAATTATTGTTCAAAAATATTTAGAAGATAATCTTTTAATAGGTTTAAAGGCTATGCCTTTAATTATTTTTGAGCCTACAAATTTATATTATTTAACAAAAAAAAGTGAAACAGAACTTCAATCAATTATAGAAAAAGGTCTAAATCAAATAACTATAAAAGAGAGAAAAGAGTTATTTGATAAATGGTTTTTAAAAGATTTAGCTGATTTACCATTGATATTTTCACGGGAAGAGAAAAACTATTTAGAAAATAAAAATGCCATTAATATGTGTGTTGATCCCGACTGGATGCCATACGAAAAAATAGAAAACCATAAACATGTTGGTATTGTTGCTGATTATATGAAAGGATTTCAAGAAAAAATTGGCGTTCCTTTAAAACTTGTTGAAACAAAAAATTGGAGCCAATCTTTAGAGTATGTTAAAAATAGAAAATGTGATATTTTAGCTTTGGTAATGGATACTCCAAAAAGAAGAGAATATATGAACTTTACCAAACCATATATTACTACTCCATTAGTTTTAGTTACAAAACGAACTGTTGCTTTTATCAGTGATTTAAAAACCTTAAAAAATAAAAAAATTGGTATCCAAAAAGATTTTGCATATAACGATATTATTAGAGAAAACTACCCAAATATACAAGTAATAGACCAAAAACATTTGAGAGATGGTTTAAAAAAAGTTGAAAGGGGTGAACTTTTTGGACAAGTTACAACCCACCTAAATGTTGCCTATGCTTTTCAAGAAGAGTTTTATGGAAGTTTACAAATTTCAGGTAAATTTGATGATGAATGGAAATTATCAGTGGGAGTTAGAAATGATGACCCTGTTCTTCTAAGCATTTTTGAGAAACTTGTTAGTTCAATTAGTGATGAAACTACACAAAAGATTATGAACCATTGGGTATCAATAAAATTTGAAAAAGTTTTTGATTACCAACTTTTTTGGAAAATATTAGTATTTTTTGTTTTTGTTCTTTCTGTAATTTTATATACATATTTTTTACAAAGAAAATATATTAGAAAATTAACAAGAGTAAAAGATGAAATACAGATGTTAAATAGTACCTTAGAAAAAAAAGTACAAAGTAGAACTAGTGAATTGGAACTTTCTAATAAAAAACTAAAAGATAAAACCCATGAACTAGAAGACTTAAATAATACCCTAGATATTAAAATAAAAAAAGAGATTGATAATAGAAAAAAACAAGAACAACTTTTAATACAACAAAGTAAATTAGCAGAAATGGGAGAAATGATTTCCATGATTGCTCACCAATGGAGACAACCATTAAGTGCTTTAAGTACTATTATCCAAAATATTCACCTTAGATACTCCCTAGAAAAACTAGATCAAGAGTATTTAGACAAACAAATGCAACTAAGTAATGCACTTACAGATAAGATGTCAAAAACTATTGATGACTTTAGAAACTTCTTTGAACCAAATAAGGAGAAAAAACCTTTCTCAATTAAAGATGCAATACAAAAAACAATCTTCTTAATTGATGACAGTTTTAAAAGTAATAGTATAAAAATAGAATATCAAATTTTAGATGATGTTATTATGTACGGATTTGAAAGTGAACTTTCACAAGTTTTATTAAATATTCTTACAAACTCTAAAGATGCTTTTTTAGAAAAAGATATTCAAAACCCAGAGATTTTAATAAAGACTAAAAAAGTTCAAACTCACATAAAAATAATGATTTCTGATAATGCAGGTGGGATTAGTGAATCAATTATAAATAAAGTCTTTGAACCTTATTTTACTACCAAAGAGAGCTACAA